From the Roseateles sp. XES5 genome, one window contains:
- a CDS encoding glyoxalase superfamily protein: MRTYRDAKIMAKALRKALGEQTIDVSHSLCLELVARQFGFADWNAAVG; the protein is encoded by the coding sequence ATGCGCACCTATCGCGATGCAAAAATCATGGCCAAGGCCCTCCGCAAGGCCCTTGGCGAACAGACGATCGACGTCTCCCACAGCCTCTGCCTCGAACTTGTCGCCCGCCAGTTCGGCTTTGCCGACTGGAATGCGGCTGTCGGCTGA